The Parachlamydiales bacterium genome has a segment encoding these proteins:
- a CDS encoding efflux transporter outer membrane subunit translates to MQKNTLSFALFLTILFLTGCSFEKAYTPPSVELCDQWKTDNSACEEQPCHEPLPIFWWKIFDDERLDTLECQALAANPDLKSAAANLQRAAASARIQYAALFPNVILNPSLYHAGTRVPSFFGIPAVDSPGRIQERIYNFPFSASYDLDLWGQYRMNFNAAEATAEAAYHQLRNTWLILTIQVAKSYYRIRAYDDQLQVIEKTLTSRKKAVDLNQERYDKGLSNLLDVSRSKVEFDNVLVQKDNLIQARGIEENTLAELTGLAASCFCVGDSPLYEEPPCVPLELPSTVLQQRPDLAEAERRLYAAQQNIGVAETAYLPSIALTGQIGYSSSIFNQLFDWESRFWSYGVQIAQLIFDAGATTAQVDEAVSVFLQRVADFEKIVVKAFKEVENALVNERAANDKIIHLERAVEDSAQTFKLSNNRYNAGLTNYLDVVDAERTLLNAELSLAQAKGERYTALLSLIEAMGGSW, encoded by the coding sequence ATGCAAAAAAACACATTATCGTTTGCTTTATTCTTAACTATCCTTTTCCTTACAGGCTGTTCATTCGAAAAAGCCTATACTCCCCCCTCGGTTGAGCTATGCGATCAATGGAAAACTGACAACTCCGCATGCGAAGAACAACCTTGCCATGAACCTCTTCCCATATTCTGGTGGAAAATTTTCGATGATGAGCGCTTAGACACTTTGGAATGTCAAGCCCTAGCCGCTAATCCCGATTTAAAATCTGCTGCAGCCAACCTCCAACGCGCGGCAGCTTCCGCCCGCATACAGTATGCCGCCCTATTTCCAAATGTCATCCTCAATCCTTCCTTGTACCATGCCGGAACGCGCGTCCCCAGCTTTTTCGGTATTCCAGCCGTCGATTCGCCCGGTAGGATACAAGAACGCATTTATAATTTCCCCTTTTCTGCTTCTTATGATCTGGACCTTTGGGGACAATACCGTATGAATTTCAATGCTGCAGAAGCAACAGCCGAAGCAGCCTATCATCAACTACGGAACACATGGCTCATACTCACGATTCAGGTGGCCAAAAGTTATTACCGCATCCGCGCCTACGACGACCAATTGCAAGTCATAGAAAAAACCCTAACATCGCGTAAAAAAGCTGTAGACCTTAATCAGGAACGTTATGACAAGGGGCTTTCCAATCTTTTGGACGTCTCGAGGTCCAAAGTAGAGTTTGATAATGTCCTAGTACAGAAAGATAACCTGATCCAAGCAAGGGGCATAGAAGAGAATACCCTAGCGGAATTGACCGGTTTGGCTGCATCCTGCTTTTGTGTAGGTGATTCTCCCCTCTATGAAGAACCTCCTTGCGTACCGCTTGAGCTGCCATCTACAGTCCTGCAACAACGTCCTGATCTTGCCGAGGCAGAAAGGCGCCTTTACGCAGCGCAGCAAAACATCGGCGTAGCAGAAACAGCCTATCTCCCCTCCATCGCATTGACAGGTCAGATAGGCTACTCCAGCAGTATTTTCAACCAACTTTTTGACTGGGAATCGCGCTTCTGGTCCTATGGCGTCCAAATAGCCCAGCTGATATTCGATGCAGGGGCAACAACAGCCCAAGTGGACGAAGCTGTCTCAGTATTTCTACAACGCGTAGCCGACTTTGAAAAAATCGTCGTCAAAGCCTTTAAAGAAGTTGAAAATGCTCTTGTGAATGAAAGAGCGGCAAACGATAAAATCATCCATCTAGAACGCGCTGTCGAAGATTCAGCCCAGACCTTTAAGCTGTCCAATAACCGCTATAATGCAGGCCTGACCAATTACCTAGATGTTGTAGATGCCGAACGCACATTATTAAACGCTGAATTATCCCTTGCACAGGCCAAAGGGGAAAGATATACCGCCTTATTATCACTGATAGAAGCCATGGGAGGATCCTGGTGA
- a CDS encoding ATP-binding cassette domain-containing protein produces the protein MQSDPLVIINELSKRFEKKGPPALDNLNARFFPGKIIGLVGPDGAGKSTLIRLIAGLLLPTTGTITVIGFDSVKQAENIHSNIGYMPQKFGLYEDLTVQQNLNLYADLRGLQTKDRQSTFEKLLAFTALKPFTGRLAGALSGGMKQKLGLACALIVPPKLLLLDEPSVGVDPISRRELWKMVQNLLSEGISVVWSTAYLDEAERCDDILLLNEGKLLFAGHPKELTDRVEGRTFQIRSIETRKRQVLVNALRQDAVTDGVIQGSNVRIVLKKDATLPPLSDFHAGKTAEVIPVTPRFEDAFVDILGGSPGGVSLLAEKTPIVSPNSEYTVEAKGLYKRFGTFYAASDITFAIKKGEIFGLLGPNGAGKSTTFKMMCGLLKPTAGEAYVCGLNLSHAPGEARAKLGYMAQKFSLYGNLSVKQNLEFFSGIYNLKGKIRSDMINEMIETFSLEPYLNISAELLPLGYKQRLALACSVMHRPQVLFLDEPTSGVDPITRREFWTHINGLVEKGITVMVTTHFMDEAEYCDRIALVYKSKIIQMGTPDALKEIAITADNPNPTLEDAFIELIQRFDQEKSA, from the coding sequence GTGCAGAGTGATCCCCTGGTTATCATAAATGAGCTCAGCAAACGATTCGAAAAGAAAGGCCCTCCCGCTTTAGACAATCTCAACGCCCGCTTTTTTCCAGGTAAAATCATTGGACTTGTAGGACCGGACGGCGCAGGAAAATCCACTCTCATCCGCCTAATTGCAGGATTACTCCTTCCTACCACCGGTACAATAACGGTCATTGGATTTGACTCGGTGAAGCAGGCAGAGAACATCCATTCCAATATTGGATATATGCCTCAAAAATTCGGCCTCTATGAAGATCTCACGGTACAGCAAAACCTCAACCTCTATGCTGATCTACGCGGTCTCCAGACTAAAGACCGTCAAAGCACCTTCGAAAAGCTGCTGGCCTTTACCGCATTAAAACCATTCACCGGAAGGCTAGCCGGCGCCTTATCAGGGGGCATGAAGCAGAAATTAGGCCTTGCTTGCGCTTTGATAGTCCCTCCAAAACTCCTTCTACTAGATGAACCTAGCGTAGGCGTCGATCCCATCTCGCGGAGGGAATTATGGAAAATGGTACAAAATCTCCTCTCAGAAGGGATCTCCGTCGTATGGAGTACCGCCTATTTGGATGAAGCTGAACGGTGCGACGATATCCTGCTATTGAATGAAGGAAAGCTCCTCTTTGCAGGGCACCCCAAAGAACTGACAGATAGAGTAGAAGGACGCACCTTTCAAATACGCTCAATCGAAACACGCAAACGGCAAGTCCTGGTCAACGCCCTTAGGCAAGATGCCGTCACCGACGGCGTCATCCAAGGCAGCAATGTGCGCATCGTCCTCAAAAAAGATGCCACGCTTCCGCCGCTGTCGGATTTCCATGCAGGCAAAACAGCCGAGGTCATCCCCGTCACTCCCCGCTTTGAAGATGCCTTCGTCGACATCCTCGGCGGCAGCCCCGGCGGAGTCTCGCTCCTTGCCGAAAAAACTCCCATTGTCTCACCTAACTCAGAATATACTGTAGAGGCTAAAGGGCTATATAAACGTTTTGGCACCTTTTACGCCGCCAGCGATATCACCTTTGCCATCAAGAAAGGGGAGATCTTTGGACTGCTCGGGCCAAACGGAGCAGGCAAATCCACCACCTTCAAGATGATGTGCGGCCTGTTAAAACCCACTGCCGGTGAAGCCTATGTGTGCGGGTTAAACCTCTCCCATGCTCCGGGTGAAGCCCGTGCCAAGTTGGGATATATGGCGCAGAAATTCTCCCTTTACGGAAACCTCTCCGTAAAACAAAACCTCGAGTTCTTCTCAGGGATCTATAACCTAAAGGGCAAAATTCGTTCAGACATGATCAATGAAATGATCGAGACCTTCAGTCTAGAGCCCTACCTCAATATATCCGCAGAACTGCTGCCACTGGGCTATAAACAAAGGCTCGCCCTCGCCTGCTCAGTTATGCATCGGCCTCAAGTCCTTTTTCTCGACGAACCTACATCCGGCGTCGACCCTATCACCCGACGGGAATTCTGGACCCATATCAATGGGCTGGTAGAAAAGGGAATCACAGTAATGGTCACAACGCATTTTATGGATGAAGCTGAATACTGCGACCGCATCGCACTAGTATATAAAAGCAAGATCATCCAAATGGGCACACCGGACGCACTAAAAGAAATCGCTATCACAGCCGATAACCCCAACCCTACGCTTGAAGATGCCTTTATTGAACTTATCCAACGGTTCGATCAGGAGAAGTCAGCATGA
- a CDS encoding efflux RND transporter periplasmic adaptor subunit — protein MKKVLIILLLLALAAAAAYYYIIHKEAEKDANEIILYGNVDIRQVELGFRVQGRVAKMFFDEGDLVKPGQLMSFLEPQPYEDRVAQAKASVVSTQTSLNNLESILKRRQELIGSGSVSVEDLNDTQSQRDIKKADLLQAQAELGVAETNFKDTFMYCPTEGTILTRIREPGSVVEPSIPIYTLSIKSPVWIRAFVNEPNLAKIYPGMPAEIFSDTPGTPIYKGTIGFISPIAEFTPKTVESTDLRTDLVYRLRVVIPEPDKWLRQGMPVTVKLRNELGAKESPPRAE, from the coding sequence GTGAAAAAAGTATTGATCATTCTGCTTCTTTTAGCACTGGCCGCAGCCGCTGCTTACTATTACATTATTCACAAAGAAGCTGAGAAAGATGCTAACGAGATTATTTTGTATGGCAATGTAGACATCAGGCAGGTTGAACTTGGTTTCCGTGTACAAGGTAGAGTAGCAAAAATGTTTTTTGATGAAGGAGATCTTGTCAAACCGGGACAGCTTATGTCATTCCTGGAACCGCAACCCTATGAAGATAGGGTCGCACAAGCCAAGGCCAGTGTCGTTTCCACTCAAACCTCGTTGAACAACCTGGAAAGCATCTTAAAAAGACGCCAGGAGCTTATCGGCTCCGGTTCAGTCTCTGTGGAAGACCTTAACGACACACAATCCCAACGCGACATCAAAAAAGCGGACCTATTGCAAGCACAAGCAGAGCTAGGTGTTGCAGAAACAAATTTTAAAGACACCTTCATGTACTGCCCTACCGAAGGGACAATACTCACACGTATACGTGAACCAGGCAGCGTCGTCGAACCCTCCATCCCTATCTACACCCTTTCCATCAAAAGCCCTGTATGGATCCGTGCATTCGTCAACGAACCCAACCTAGCTAAAATCTATCCTGGAATGCCTGCCGAAATCTTTAGCGATACCCCCGGCACACCCATCTACAAAGGTACTATAGGTTTTATCTCGCCTATAGCGGAATTCACACCCAAAACAGTAGAGTCCACAGATCTAAGGACAGATCTCGTCTACCGCCTCCGCGTCGTCATCCCTGAACCGGACAAATGGCTAAGGCAAGGGATGCCCGTGACAGTAAAACTTAGAAATGAACTAGGTGCCAAAGAGAGTCCTCCTCGTGCAGAGTGA